One Salvia splendens isolate huo1 chromosome 12, SspV2, whole genome shotgun sequence genomic window carries:
- the LOC121757633 gene encoding uncharacterized protein LOC121757633 — MEPLTTHDPVRFSKAVGLPFIGSNTGGKIWLFAEEGSTFDVDWYSEQIFHGRLKSHRSPLAISAVYAKCTRSERYLLWDKMREIARTLEGIPWIIGGDFNTILSQQDRTGSDTNRQAEMVDFAEAIEDCQLVDPGFNGAEFTWAKNGLFERQDTVLVNEAWTRVFEATRVTNLPRIASDHGPVLARCKMSDIAIGGKAFRFQNMWIRHERFLAVVKNAWEEPTGAGGLLNIQIKHSRVKRALKEWNKEVFGTF; from the coding sequence atggaaccactTACAACCCATGATCCGGTCCGGTTCTCCAAGGCCGTGGGGCTGCCCTTCATCGGCTCGAACACAGGCGGCAAGATTTGGTTGTTTGCAGAAGAAGGCTCTACTTTTGATGTTGATTGGTACTCCGAACAAATCTTTCACGGGAGGCTCAAGTCACATCGCAGCCCTCTAGCTATCtcggccgtgtacgccaaatgtacaagatCTGAGAGATACCTTTTgtgggataagatgagagagatcgCTAGAACCCTCGAGGGAATACCATGGATTATAggtggtgacttcaacaccattctatccCAGCAGGATAGAACTGGGAGCGACACCAACCGGCAGGCCGAGATGgtcgattttgcggaggcaattGAGGATTGCCAACTCGTGGACCCAGGGTTCAATGGGGCGGAATTTACTTGGGCAAAAAACGGTCTATTTGAACGGCAGGATACAGTGCTTGTTAATGAGGCTTGGACTAGGGTCTTCGAGGCCACCCGAGTAACGAACCTCCCACGGATCGCCTCGGACCACGGACCAGTCCTAGCACGATGCAAAATGTCGGACATTGCCATCGGGGGgaaggcattcaggttccagaacatgtggatccgacatgagaGATTTTTGGCTGTAGTTAAGAATGCATGGGAAGAGCCCACTGGGGCGGGCGGCCTTCTTAACATCCAAATTAAACATTCCAGAGTTAAAAGAGCActaaaggagtggaacaaagaggttttcggGACCTTTtga
- the LOC121757634 gene encoding uncharacterized protein LOC121757634: MEPLTTPDPVRFSKAVGLPFIGSNTSGKIWLFAEEGSTFDIDWDSEQIFHGRLKSHRIASPLAISAVYAKCTRSERYLLWDKMREIAGTLEGIPWIIGGDFNTILSHRDRNGSETNRQAEMVDFAEAIEDCRLVDPGFDGAEFTWAKNGLFERQDKVLVNEAWTRVFEATRVTNLPRSTSDHSPVLARCKMSNIAIGGKAFRFQNTWIRHEGFLAVVKNAWEESTGAGGLLNIQIKHSRVKRALKEWNKEVFGTF, translated from the coding sequence atggaaccgcttaCAACCCCTGATCCGGTCCGGTTCTCCAAGGCCGTGGGGCTGCCCTTCATCGGCTCGAACACAAGCGGCAAGATTTGGTTGTTTGCGGAAGAAGGctctacttttgatattgattggGACTCCGAACAAATCTTTCACGGGAGGCTCAAGTCACATCGCATTGCTAGCCCTCTAGCTATCtcggccgtgtacgccaaatgcacaagaTCTGAGAGATACCTTTTgtgggataagatgagagagatcgCTGGAACCCTCGAGGGAATACCATGGATTATAggtggtgacttcaacaccattctatccCACCGGGACAGAAATGGGAGCGAAACCAACCGGCAGGCCGAGATGGTCGATTTTGCAGAGGCAATTGAGGATTGCCGACTCGTGGACCCAGGGTTCGATGGGGCGGAATTTACTTGGGCCAAAAACGGTCTATTTGAACGGCAGGATAAAGTGCTTGTTAATGAGGCTTGGACTAGGGTCTTCGAGGCCACCCGAGTAACGAACCTCCCACGAAGCACCTCGGACCACAGTCCAGTCCTAGCACGATGCAAAATGTCGAACATTGCCATCGGGGGgaaggcattcaggttccagaacacgTGGATCCGACATGAGGGATTTTTGGCTGTAGTTAAGAATGCATGGGAAGAGTCCACTGGGGCGGGCGGCCTTCTAAACATCCAAATTAAACATTCCAGAGTTAAAAGAGCActaaaggagtggaacaaagaggttttcggGACCTTTtga